Genomic DNA from Cucurbita pepo subsp. pepo cultivar mu-cu-16 chromosome LG13, ASM280686v2, whole genome shotgun sequence:
TTCCACGAAACCAAATTCCTCTCTGGCATGCTGTCGAAAACTTGAGAAGCTTCGGTTACGTACCCACATTTTGCATACATGTAGATCAGTGCACTTCCCACAAAAACGTTGGACACTGCAGATGTTTTATTTGCAGACGAGTGGATCAATCTCCCCTGGAGGATGGCTTCCATCTTGGCACACGCTTTTAAAGCCGATGAATAGGTAAACGAATTTGGTTCAACTCCTTCCTCTATCATGTTTTCTAGAAACTCGAGAGCCTCGGACTCGTGCCCAAGATGAGCACATCCAGAAATGATGGCCGTCCAGGAGACCACATCTCTAAGAGGCATCTGCTGAAGAACCATGGAGGCCTTAGGTTGATTCCTACATTTACAGTAGAACCAGACTAGAGTGCTTCCTATGTGTAGATTAGTCTGAAATGAGTTTTTTACAATCTGGGCATGAACTTCCCTCCCAGTCAACGAAGCCCCGATCGAGCCACAAGCACGGAGAATGCTTACAATGGTCAAGTCATTGGCAGGAACCCTCTGCTTATTCATCAACCTAAATAGGTTAACAGCCTCCTCACCGAGCCCCTCCCGTGCGTAACCAGCTATGATCGATGTCCACGTAACCGTGTTTCTATTCCTCATTTCGTCGAATACTTCTCTAGAATCCGCCAAACTCCCGCTCTTGGCATACATATCAACCAAGGAAGACCCAACAAAAACATCAttcttgattatttttttaattaccaaACCATGTAACTGTTTCCCAATCTTCAactccctctcttctccacAAGCCTTAAGAACACTACATACAGAAAACTCATTTGGTAGAAATCCATCGCTTAGCATTTTTGAAAACATTGAAATTGCCTCTCGTCCAAGCCCTTGCTGGGAACAAGAAGTAATCATGGAAGTCCAACAAACAATATCCCGCTTAGGCATATGTTCAAATGCAACAAATGCACTGGAAATATCTTTACATTGTGCATAAAAGTAAACAATGGCACTATCAACAATCAAATTCCCCCAATTACCTTTCACAATGGCGCCATGGATTTGCCTCCCAAGCTCAAAATCCAACCTTTTAGCACACAAGTTCAAGATACAAACAAACATCTTCCCATTCGCTCGCACCCCGCTCCTGACCGAATCACCGAACAATCCTAAAGCTTCATCagtcaaatcaaaatcaatatatcCATTAATAATAGCCGTCCAGGTCACAACACTCCTCATTggcatttcatcgaacaccCTTCTAGCATCAATCAACATTCCGAATCTCAAGTAAGAACTAATCAAATTATTCCCAACATAGGTCACCAAACTTGAAAAATGTCGCAAAATGAACGCATGTATCGCCCTCAATTCCTTTACGCCACGACTTGAACGAAGCCAAGCGGCAATCAAATAGGGACTCAAGCATCCATTCACCGGCTCATTGCTGCAAGATTCGACATCGGTGCATTCTTGAGCAGTACATGTTTCCGTTGTGCAGGCGACCAGCGAAGCCCTGAACGGGTCTTTGATAAAGTTGAACCGCAAATTTGTGGGGCTTTTACAACGGTCGATACTAGTGAGGTTCCATTTGGAACAGGCACGCCGTGTGGATAGTGATATTGGCGGTGGTGGAACAGAGAAACAAGGCGGTGACTGAGAAATGGTGGCCGTTGAGATGAACGCCGGCGATAGCATAGCCGGAAACTTGTTTGAACTTCCCGCCACGGCCACAATGTTCGGCCTGAACCCTAAGCCTTGAAAAATAAGACTGTCAAGATTTCACTGGATAATTTGAAGCAGAACCGTTGGTCGGTTGGACTTCCCTCATTGGGACTCAGGGGCAAAATTGGTAACTGCCCTTGGATATTTCAAACATGGAgtttaattatcttttctttattcagaaaaaaataaattaagaataaaaataataaggaagttgcttaaatttaattatttaattattataattctaaCCCTCCTAAGATATGCAGTTTACCCTTTTAAACCCTAACAAAGGTTCTGCATCCACGTTCGAGAATGGAGCTCCGTTGCGCAACTCTTCAGGcctcattctctttctctatcaGAGGCAAAACTCTTCCTCATGGAGACGCCTCCGCCGCCTGCTCTTCCTCCTCGTCCTCGGTTTCCAGAATTACAGCTCGGAGCTTCTCCTTGGGTTCAAAAAGTAGAGGTAAGGTGACTAACTCTGAACTTTGATAAGTTTCCGATGTGTCGCGAAGACTAAATCATGAGATTGATAACTCTGTATACTTCAGATTATTGCtcaattctttcaatttcAGTCGGTTGTTAAAAAGGGGAGCGTCGAGGAAAAGGATAGAGATTTTGATTATGTGCACTTATCGCATGCTGTTCATTATATGTCTGAACTATTAAAGACTTAGATATATGGTTCTTAAGAATTAATTGAACGGAGAACCGAGACGTGGAAATTCAGccataaatatatgtattcGTGCCTATAGCTATTAGATGCCGAATATCTGTTGTTCAAGTTATTGATTCCTGATCGTTTGTGTTTCAAGCTTCGTATTGAGTTAGCTTACCAGTCACAAAGTGATATTAGTATGTATTGGTTGAAATTTTAGgaactttttattttgcaaTATCTTCGAAGTTCGTTGTTCATTAACATACAGTTAAGTATCAGTAATTCTGTTGAATAGCAGGGTTCCCCTCACTGACGTGGCGAGTTAGACTGAAGAAATCATCATCTTCTGCCGTTGTCAGAGGTGGGAGTGAAGAACCTAGTCATTGCAGTACAGATACTCTTGATTCTTCGAATACCACTCCTGATGATTCAGTAAGAGATGTTCAAAATGCAAAAAGTGACGTTGAATGCTTGGATCAGCATAAAATGACCAAAGTGTGCGACAAGCTTATTGAAGTCTTCCTGATCGACAAGCCAACTCCAACAGATTGGAGACGGTTAATTGCTTTCAGTAAGACTTGGGACAATATCCGGCCCCATTTCTTTAGGAGGTGCCAAGATCGAGCTGCCTCTGAGGATGATCCTGGTATGAGGCATAAGCTACTCCGGCTTGGAAGAAAGCTGAAAGAGGTATGTTTAGGATTAAAGAGAAAACATGGTAAAAAATTGAACCTGATAACGGCAGACCTTGtttctataaaataatttgttctGCAAATAGGAAGAGTAGAAACTAACACTTTGTTTGCAAATGAGGTTAGTCATCAGTTCTGTTGCTGTAAAAGGCACAGAGGATCTGTTGGTGTGCTGGTCAAGGAAGAATTAAGATGAATTGTTGATGATAACGTGATTGTTTTATTAATCACACAGCTGCAGTGTGTCATTAATCAATctgtttttttccctttattctTTAAAACTTTCACAGATTGATGAAGATGTGCAGAGACATAATGAACTTCTTGAAGCGGTCAGAGCAGCAGCACCATCAGAACTTGGTGAAATTATTTCTAGGCGTCGTAAAGattttacaaaagaattctTTGTGCATCTTCACACGGTGGCTGAATCTTATTATGCTGATCCGGCCGAGCAAAATGGTAATACTAATACTGCATACACTTTTCAAGTTCGGTAGCGAATAAATGGCTTCCTAAGTGGCTGAGAAGTATAATTTAGGAAGCAAATATCTCTCTGAAGCAAGTCTTGAGTATAGTGTCCTCATTAGCacagtcttttttttttttttttNaacaaaacaagaacataataagaacttcttttttttttttttttttttttgtttcctttccaACCAAGGAAACTTTATGGGggtctcttttttattttaaagtttatgaatgctattttctttctttagtgAGCGTcctacttttcttttatgtatatataagaTATCGTATTGACATGgatgaaatgatatttttcCCCCTCATATTTCAATTGATAAGCTTTGGCGAAGCTTGGGAATTCCTGCCTAGCTGCTGTGCAAGCATACGATGCTGCAACTGAAAACATTGAAGCACTGAATGCTGCAGAGTTGAAATTCCAGGATATCATCAATTCTCCAACTTTAGATGCAGCTTGTAGAAAGATAGACAGTTTGGCAGAGAAAAACCAACTTGATTCTGCATTAGTATTGATGATTTCAAAAGCTTGGTCAGCAGCAAAGGAGTCGAATATGATGAAAGATGAGGTAGTGCATTTGCTACCCTTGCTGTTTTCCTTTGATGCGAACATGTGGCTTTATGGTCTTATTTGTCTAATGTTGTTGGTTGCCATCATCTGACCGTTCAAGAAATTCCAATGACTGCGAGAAGTCCATAATTACCGAAACTTCCAATAACGAATACCGTTATCTGTTTGAATGCAATGACTACAGCTTAAGACACCAAAGTGAAAAGATACCAATTATTTCTCTTGATTTTATGAGTTTCTATGTTGGGTCCTTTGAGCAAATGGAGAAGGCACCTTCGATTGATGTACTATTGTTGCGTAATTACTTTTTGATGGTGTAAGTGttgatattattttctcttcatCAGGTGAAAGACATACTATACCACTTGTACGTGACAGCAAGGGGTAATCTTCAAAGATTAATGCCAAAAGAAATCAGGATTCTGAAGTATCTTCTCACAATTAAGGATCCGGAGGAGAAGCTAAGTGCTCTGAAGGATGCATTTACCCCCGGAGAAGAAGTTGAAGGACAAGATGTGGACTGCTTATACACGTATGCTTTTGGACCTTATCATTAATATTCAACGAATTAGAATATAGCCTAACTTATTATTCGTGCGAGTTACATTCATTGTCGCCATTCATTCtcatcaaaaaagaaagaaagaaagtctTAGGGCCGTCTCTGTCGATCTCTCGATCCATCTATGTCCATCTAGTTAAGAATATGGATGTACCACCTTGGCTTTACATTTACGCACAGTGTCATTTAAGGCCTTGTATTGAATTTACTGGGTTTCttattcttgtttttgaaCACTTTTAGGACCCCAGAGAAGCTTCACACGTGGATAAAGACAGTGCTGGATGCTTATCATTTTAGTCGGGAAGGCACCCTCGTAAAGGAAGCCAGAGACCTTATGAATCCTGAGGTCATCGTTAAACTGGAGGAATTGAAGCTTCTTGTTGAGAAAAAATTCATGTGAGGTAAAACAAGGATTTGGTAGTTGGGTGTGTTGAGTTATGCATCAAAAGTTGTATACCCCATTTTCCCAGTATTGTATACCAAAAACTAATATGAATAATGGCAATATGTATTCAAGATAGTTTTGTTTTCTCCTCGGAATTAGAGTGTAGTTCAAGTGGCTTCATATTTGTTCCTTATTTTACGATCtgttttctcttattttcttgagTAGTAAGATGAGTTAACATTGCATATTCTACGagttgtaaataaaaaaataaaataaaaaaataaaaaaaaaataaaaaatcttttagTTTGTTAATATTAATAGACTTTGAATCTCCAAAGtatgtgttctttttttcttatttttttattattattattattatttcattttagcaaccattttgtttcttaatgaaaagaaaaaaagatttcAACCACCATGACCATGAGCATAGTTGATTGGTAACCAAATTGTAATTGttctttgaaattgaagattcaaaattttatgcCTTCACAAATGTTGtattaagagaaaataaacCAATTCTTAGACATATTTGGGACATAAAATTcttagtttaaaattatttccaaacatgtttttaatattcaaaattgatttaatgtttcatttacattttttttttggtaaattgTGGTTTAGAGCACGatgttaatataattatttttaaataaaataattaaatataataagacAGTGCATAGAGTTGATTAGGTTAATAGGTTTATGGCTGTAATTATCTGGACATTAAATCCTAACttgtttttccttaaaaagaatatccatccgttagtttaattttataaagaaaaaaaaaatccttaaaaatccaaatattttattatttagaaaaatatatatcatggAATAAACAAAGGAACCTCGACGCTGAAAGTTGAAGAGAGGAGACCCTCTAATTTAACcgattatttgtttattcggagaagaaagaaggaaaaaaaaaaaaaaaaaaaaaaaaaaNAAGAGTTCCCTTGTCCGGGCTACATTCCAGTTTCCAGACGATCTGTTCCCGCGGTTCAAGCTTTTCCCCTCCTGGCTCGACCGCGAAATGCGAACTTAAGATCATTGATCTGAAAATTAGAGCATAATCATCTGATCTATTTCCTCCGAGTAGCATGATTACAAATTGATCGACGATGAATCGGAAATTTTGCAACTGCGCTATCTGTGAGAATTCAAATCAGGCTTCCATTTGCATCGGTTGCGTGAATCACAGGTATGGAGGTTCTTTTAAGACTCTAATTGAGTTCCCTGCTTGACTCGAGGTGACGTTTGTTGTACTCATCCTTTTGGTTTCAATTTCCCGGCAGATTGAATGACTACAACTCTACTTTAAAATCATTGAGAGCTCGACGGGATTTGTTATATTCGAGGTTGAGTGACGTGCTTGTGGCAAAGGTTTGGTGGTGCTCATGCTTGATTGTCGCTCTCTCTAATTTTCTTCTCGTTTGAGGTTTAGCTGTCGTGAATAATTTTTCTGAAACTCTTATTCCATCTTCCCGGCGAAAGAACTTTGGTGGAGTTGCGTTGCTAGAAACTGCTGACGACATGGCCGATGCTGCTGTTTTTCAAtaattcttttgttatttcacCTATTTTTACAAAGCGTTTCGatctcataaatatttttttcggCTTCGTGTTGTTCCATTCCTTTACTGCTGGTCCTGTGTTATTACTTATCTATGCAATGTACGTGTTGAGCAAAGTGccttggtaaaaaaaaaaaaaaaaaaaaaaaaaaaaaaaaaaaaNaaaaaaaaattaattcgtTTGACTGGTGCTTCTTAGGGGAAGGCAGACGATCAATTAAACTGGAGAGTGACTAGGAATGAGAAACTTTCGAGGTTAAGGGAGAAACTCCGACGCCGTAGAGAGCAACTCGAGCAAGGTTTCCCAACCTCCAAAAGAACTTTTGAAAGCAATCTGTTCCCTTGGATGTTTGCCAAATTATGTTACGTGCAAGTGCTTAtcaaatctaataaattattttatgcactcAGGAAAGGCAGAGATTGAAATGACATCCTATGATCTCAAATTGAAACATGCAATGCTTGAATCGGCCCGTTCAGTGGTACTCcgtcatttatttattttcagtttATACTAGCTGTACTTCCTTTCCTCCCCTCTTATCTAAACATCCCATTAGCATTgttctttcttgattttttgttgCAGCTGGAAAAACAACGAGTTGAACAACTGGAGAAGGCCTATCCAGACCTTATCAGCACCAAGATTCTGGGACATGTATAACCTATGTTCCTTTTTAACATGGACATTATTTTTCTGCTGTCTTTTAATGGTCAtttctttctatatatttttgcaTAAATGTTCTGTTGTACATGTACCATTTTGTCTGCACGAACTGTTTAGGCTAAAAAACCCTGCGTGTTTGAACATATATAAATGTAGACCTACATGTCAAATTACCTCATTAAACTATTCTTTATACATAACATGGTTGGtagtgtttttttcttttcccataTCAAACTATGCTTTTGTACTGAAGGTCAATGTTGTTCaagtattttaaattctttagcTGGACCTCTTTCATATATGAGTCTATGATTCTTTATATGCTTCATGCAAAATTGTTCTATGGTGACAGATGGCAATCACCTCTGAACGCCTTCACAAACAATCTGTGGTTGTAAAACAAATATGCAAATTGTTTCCACAACGTCGGGTAAGCTCTTATCAGTAAGTACATTTCACTTTCTGGATGCTTAATTCATGCTACTGATTGCTGTTGGTTTTCTAATGAACCACCTTTTTTCCGTCAACAACTCGATCATTTGTTGCACGAAAGAAACTTAATTTTCTGGTAGGTGCTGCAAAATGGATTTGGATTGTCATTTCTGCTTACTCAAAtctttctgtttttctcttcttttcttttcatctcgGAACTTTAGTCTCTGGTCTATTGTGAGTCATAAAGAGTTAAAAATGCTAATACACATTTCCCTGCGTTAATGCGGTGCTTCATTTCATATGAATCTgagaattttttagaaaactaCAATTCTTAAGCTCTGCATAGCCATGAATTAAATTTTGCTGCTTGCGTATGAAATAATGCTCTCGTCTGATCATACTCAAAGCTAAAAGTGTAATCAGTTTAAGCCAATGCCTCAGACCTTTTAAAAATCTTCGGCCACATCTTCTTATTAAGAAAAGTTGCAAAATAGATAATGGGATACAAATTTTAGACAGTAGTATGAACGATCAAACTAATGACTTTGCAattgtacttttctttttttcttaagttTCTCAGTCCATTAATTTAAGGGAAAGAATTCATTTGGACAAGAATAGTTTTTTGTTTGCTGATGAATGCTTTGGTGTTTTCCCAAATTTGTCTACATTATATCTATGATCTTAGGTTTTAGTTCATGGAGAAAATAAAGAGGGTCCCGGTGAGCAATTTGATCAAATCTGTAATGTGAGCTTACCAAGAAGACTGGATCCCCACTCTGTTCAGCCACATGAGCTTTCAGCTTCTTTGGGGTAACTTCTTCTCTGTATGATGGTTGACTTTTgcatatttattgttttatcgTACGATACAACTCAGTTTTTGTATAAGTACGCTGCCTTAGATTCCTTTATGTTCTTCCCAGGGGGAAAATATTCGTATGGAAATCCTAGTGAATTGGAATCATAAACCCTTTGGGTATGTGAACACCTAATTCACACTAAAATTCCAAATCGATTCGATTTTAACACTAAGAATTAGGTTAGACATGGATTTCCTTAGGATCAAGCTCTTGAGACAAAGAACAAGTTCCTTTGCCCAAGATTTGAGCACTCCACAAGATTGAATGATCAATCCTACTTGAAGGTTCTTGACATGCAACTCAATACATGAATTGCAAAATTCAAGTTTTCTAGGCTAAACTTGAAAGAAGCACCAAGACTAAAATTCATTCATCATAACTTGTAAAACAACCTATGGCAAAGGTTTGGATAGCCTCCCAATGAAACCCTGATGCCACTCATCTATCAtatcaaaattacaaattatccCTACTTAATATATCATTATAGgataaaattggaaaacaataaaattacgttaaaattattaaataaaatataaataataatttgacaTTCTTCACTTGGTTCATAcctataaattattaaagttaCTCTCAATTGTTAAGGGCTTCTTTCTGCATTCAACTATAATTGCATGTTTTTTCATCTAATTGAAGTCTCCTTGGTTTTACTGGCAGATACATGGTGCAGCTTTTAAATCTTATTGTTCCAAACTTGGCTGCACCTGCACTTCACAACTCGGGTTTTGCAGTATGTGCACTTCGCTGAATTTCTATCTCTATGATTGCTTAATCAAATATTtggcaaaaaagaaaaagttgtttCTTATCAAAGTCACTGGAAAAGTATTGTATAACTTCTTTGTCTTTTAATTGTGGGATGGTTAAAGTTGTgaatttttattgataatcTTGATGATGGTTTAATTGAACATAGGGAATTGTGGATAAGGATAACTGATAATAATGGCTACAAAATTCTTCTTTATGTTCTAGGTGTAAGGGGTTTAGTAAGTTTACAGTTATGAGATGAAATGATTTCATTGACATATcactcaaatttaaattaatcattttttgtttttcattctaAGTTGTTATTTGAGACACATCTCCTTTTACTTATTTTCCCTGCACAATATTGTAGGGTTCTTGTTCACGCATATGGCAAAGGAATTCATATTGGGACGCTTGTCCATCTTCGCAAAGGTAAGTTGGTTGAATTTGCGATCTGCATTGCCAAGTCTTGGTAACTTTTTGACTGAAAGTGATGAATTTTGCAGCAATGAGTATCCACTTTTTATACCACGTCAAAACTATTGTTCAACAAGTGGGGAAAATTCATGGT
This window encodes:
- the LOC111808309 gene encoding pentatricopeptide repeat-containing protein At4g18520, chloroplastic-like, giving the protein MLSPAFISTATISQSPPCFSVPPPPISLSTRRACSKWNLTSIDRCKSPTNLRFNFIKDPFRASLVACTTETCTAQECTDVESCSNEPVNGCLSPYLIAAWLRSSRGVKELRAIHAFILRHFSSLVTYVGNNLISSYLRFGMLIDARRVFDEMPMRSVVTWTAIINGYIDFDLTDEALGLFGDSVRSGVRANGKMFVCILNLCAKRLDFELGRQIHGAIVKGNWGNLIVDSAIVYFYAQCKDISSAFVAFEHMPKRDIVCWTSMITSCSQQGLGREAISMFSKMLSDGFLPNEFSVCSVLKACGEERELKIGKQLHGLVIKKIIKNDVFVGSSLVDMYAKSGSLADSREVFDEMRNRNTVTWTSIIAGYAREGLGEEAVNLFRLMNKQRVPANDLTIVSILRACGSIGASLTGREVHAQIVKNSFQTNLHIGSTLVWFYCKCRNQPKASMVLQQMPLRDVVSWTAIISGCAHLGHESEALEFLENMIEEGVEPNSFTYSSALKACAKMEAILQGRLIHSSANKTSAVSNVFVGSALIYMYAKCGYVTEASQVFDSMPERNLVSWKAMILCYARNGLCREALKLMYRMQAEGIEVDDHIFGTVYGVCGDVKCEVDSSLEYSLQTQ
- the LOC111809257 gene encoding uncharacterized protein At4g37920-like isoform X2, whose amino-acid sequence is MELRCATLQASFSFSIRGKTLPHGDASAACSSSSSSVSRITARSFSLGSKSRGFPSLTWRVRLKKSSSSAVVRGGSEEPSHCSTDTLDSSNTTPDDSVRDVQNAKSDVECLDQHKMTKVCDKLIEVFLIDKPTPTDWRRLIAFSKTWDNIRPHFFRRCQDRAASEDDPGMRHKLLRLGRKLKEIDEDVQRHNELLEAVRAAAPSELGEIISRRRKDFTKEFFVHLHTVAESYYADPAEQNALAKLGNSCLAAVQAYDAATENIEALNAAELKFQDIINSPTLDAACRKIDSLAEKNQLDSALVLMISKAWSAAKESNMMKDEVKDILYHLYVTARGNLQRLMPKEIRILKYLLTIKDPEEKLSALKDAFTPGEEVEGQDVDCLYTTPEKLHTWIKTVLDAYHFSREGTLVKEARDLMNPEVIVKLEELKLLVEKKFM
- the LOC111809257 gene encoding uncharacterized protein At4g37920-like isoform X1; this encodes MELRCATLQASFSFSIRGKTLPHGDASAACSSSSSSVSRITARSFSLGSKSRAGFPSLTWRVRLKKSSSSAVVRGGSEEPSHCSTDTLDSSNTTPDDSVRDVQNAKSDVECLDQHKMTKVCDKLIEVFLIDKPTPTDWRRLIAFSKTWDNIRPHFFRRCQDRAASEDDPGMRHKLLRLGRKLKEIDEDVQRHNELLEAVRAAAPSELGEIISRRRKDFTKEFFVHLHTVAESYYADPAEQNALAKLGNSCLAAVQAYDAATENIEALNAAELKFQDIINSPTLDAACRKIDSLAEKNQLDSALVLMISKAWSAAKESNMMKDEVKDILYHLYVTARGNLQRLMPKEIRILKYLLTIKDPEEKLSALKDAFTPGEEVEGQDVDCLYTTPEKLHTWIKTVLDAYHFSREGTLVKEARDLMNPEVIVKLEELKLLVEKKFM
- the LOC111808299 gene encoding uncharacterized protein LOC111808299: MNRKFCNCAICENSNQASICIGCVNHRLNDYNSTLKSLRARRDLLYSRLSDVLVAKGKADDQLNWRVTRNEKLSRLREKLRRRREQLEQGKAEIEMTSYDLKLKHAMLESARSVLEKQRVEQLEKAYPDLISTKILGHMAITSERLHKQSVVVKQICKLFPQRRVLVHGENKEGPGEQFDQICNVSLPRRLDPHSVQPHELSASLGYMVQLLNLIVPNLAAPALHNSGFAGSCSRIWQRNSYWDACPSSQSNEYPLFIPRQNYCSTSGENSWSDKSSSNFGVASLESERKPHLSSLENKSFNYSSASAHSIETHKDLQTGIALLKKSVACITAYCYNSLYLDVPSEASTFEAFAKLLATLSSSKEVRSVFSLKMASSRSPKHVQKLNKSAWNVNSISSSMLLESAHSQIMKTNYESNHPSSASSYLYATEFSDARKNDSTIEGWDLIEHPTFPPPPSQAEDIEHWTRAMFIDATKL